A genomic window from Corticium candelabrum chromosome 8, ooCorCand1.1, whole genome shotgun sequence includes:
- the LOC134183571 gene encoding ethanolaminephosphotransferase 1-like — translation MFPSRYLTERHLAGFDKYKYSAVDTSPLANYIMHPFWNRVVQFYPKWLAANVLTFGGVLLLVLNYSLFAYYDYDFNTTCNDLGIKRSPIPQWVFLVCAVSQFVSHTMDGTDGKQARRTNASSPLGELFDHGFDSLSVVITVPPMFSLFGMCDEWGDNIWISNVIYLGCMFCFYLPHWEKTVTGVLFLSWSYDASQLGCAGVYLICWWFGTEFLQTKPAFGVRVKSIADTTFAVIGIASVFCTCWNIYSAIQKGSPKLGSSSVSGLLLRAFFALCPVVFAFGFSLMWAVLSPSNIMEMQPRAFFLMEGFLFSNACCRLIISEMSGTSADKWNWLCSPLLLIIPLAYLRLVDETIMLMLYCSVLAIYHIHYGVRIVQELCDHLNIFCFSIKKRN, via the exons ATGTTTCCCAGTCGCTACCTTACAGAAAGGCATCTAGCCGGTTTTGATAAATACAAG TACAGTGCGGTGGACACTTCGCCCCTCGCCAACTACATTATGCATCCGTTCTGGAACCGCGTCGTACAG TTTTATCCAAAGTGGTTGGCTGCCAATGTCTTGACTTTTGGTGGAGTTTTGTTGTTGGTTCTCAACTATAGTCTTTTTGCTTATTATGATTATGATTTCAACACGACTTGTAATGATTTGGGTATCAAGAGGTCTCCAATACCACAATGGGTGTTTCTTGTATGTGCCGTGTCTCAGTTTGTGTCACATACAATGGACGGAACCGATGGAAAACAAGCGAGACGAACAAATGCATCTAGTCCATTAG GTGAATTGTTTGATCACGGTTTTGATTCACTTTCGGTAGTCATTACTGTTCCACCTATGTTCTCACTCTTTGGCATGTGTGATGAATGGGGTGACAACATCTGGATCAGCAATGTCATATATCTCGGTTGTATGTTTTGCTTCTACCTTCCACACTGGGAAAAGACCGTCACAGGCGTTCTATTTCTTTCTTGGTCATACGATGCATCTCAattg GGATGTGCCGGTGTTTACCTTATTTGCTGGTGGTTTGGTACTGAATTTCTTCAAACTAAGCCAGCTTTTGGTGTGAGGGTAAAATCAATAGCTGACACAACATTTGCTG TCATAGGTATTGCCTCTGTGTTCTGCACATGCTGGAACATCTACAG TGCTATACAGAAGGGATCCCCAAAGTTGGGATCAAGCTCAGTGTCAGGATTGTTGCTTCGTGCCTTCTTTGCTCTGTGTCCCGTTGTGTTTGCGTTCGGTTTCTCTCTGATGTGGGCAGTGTTGTCACCATCTAATATTATGGAGATGCAGCCAAGAGCTTTCTTTCTGATGGAAGGATTCCTTTTCTCCAATGCGTGT TGCCGTTTAATTATCAGTGAAATGTCTGGCACTTCTGCAGACAAGTGGAACTGGTTGTGCTCTCCTTTGCTACTCATCATTCCGTTAGCATATCTACGTTTGGTCGACGAGACAATAATGCTCATGCTTTATTGTTCTGTACTTGCAATCTATCACATACACTATGGCGTCAGAatt GTTCAAGAGCTTTGCGATCATCTCAACATATTCTGCTTCTCCATCAAGAAACGCAATTAA
- the LOC134182940 gene encoding cholesterol 24-hydroxylase-like: MVVFTIIGVVTAALVATVAVLALLLASRRRQYSHIPLPPLDNFWLGHASSVDRKLRGGLAIDEIMMEYSKKHGEVFVLFFLHSPYVVVSLDDPKAMREVVNDKSLVKSDIYLAMRSIYGHRFCGNFIDGETDVNVWLKRQKAFAPVYSTKNVRELVVLVNQLVDKFIMHIDKEKDKEEALGMKDTIRLITSAIGGSITFGVDIETIVEMKSLDQALETAFALYRDMVFDPLTRYLPIYRGKWQQAKETCAFLRGEVAKYVVKRQKETSETNSHDWKDFLSFALKVIGEYDFEVVIDMLLEIYIGTALTTPATMSNCLREILRHPEVEKQVVEEVDRVLEGKPFVSATDVQSLHYLDCVLKETLRRHSTVSTFSRASTSALTVAGYAIPVGCDVHISCFAMHLNDKLWHDPMKFDPNRFYSLNDPSATLSFGCGIRACLGRSLAEHEMTVIIARLFQTFTFQLEQQSKEYDMYDPKASVMILRDPVKCKIKRRLVKETGLC; encoded by the coding sequence ATGGTTGTTTTCACAATTATTGGAGTGGTTACCGCTGCTCTGGTTGCTACTGTGGCTGTACTGGCTCTTCTCCTTGCTAGCCGCAGACGTCAATATTCGCATATTCCCCTTCCTCCTCTGGACAACTTCTGGTTGGGTCATGCGTCTTCCGTTGATAGGAAACTGAGAGGCGGACTTGCTATTGACGAGATTATGATGGAATATTCAAAGAAACATGGTGAAGTCTTTGTTCTCTTCTTCCTTCATAGTCCGTATGTAGTCGTAAGCCTAGATGATCCGAAAGCAATGCGTGAAGTGGTGAATGACAAGAGTCTCGTGAAATCCGACATTTATCTTGCAATGCGGTCGATATACGGTCACAGGTTTTGTGGGAATTTCATAGACGGTGAAACTGATGTGAATGTTTGGTTGAAACGCCAGAAAGCGTTTGCGCCAGTCTACAGTACGAAGAACGTGCGTGAGTTGGTTGTGTTAGTGAATCAGTTGGTAGACAAGTTCATAATGCACATTGATAAGGAGAAGGACAAAGAAGAAGCCCTCGGCATGAAAGATACCATTCGTCTCATTACCTCGGCAATTGGTGGTAGCATCACATTCGGTGTTGACATTGAAACGATTGTGGAAATGAAGTCTTTAGACCAAGCTCTAGAAACTGCTTTTGCACTTTATAGAGATATGGTGTTTGATCCACTAACTCGGTATCTTCCCATCTATAGAGGTAAATGGCAACAGGCAAAAGAGACCTGTGCATTCCTTCGAGGTGAAGTCGCAAAGTATGTAGTGAAGAGGCAGAAGGAAACCtcagaaacaaacagccaCGATTGGAAGGATTTTCTGAGTTTTGCGCTGAAGGTAATAGGAGAATATGACTTTGAAGTGGTGATTGACATGTTGCTGGAGATTTATATTGGCACTGCTCTCACTACACCTGCTACAATGAGTAATTGTCTAAGAGAGATACTTAGACATCCAGAAGTCGAGAAGCAGGTTGTAGAGGAAGTGGATCGAGTGCTCGAGGGCAAGCCATTTGTATCTGCAACCGACGTCCAGTCTCTTCACTATCTCGATTGTGTCTTGAAAGAGACTCTTCGACGTCACAGCACAGTTTCTACTTTCTCACGAGCAAGCACGTCTGCTCTGACAGTTGCTGGTTATGCTATACCTGTTGGTTGCGACGTCCACATCAGTTGCTTCGCTATGCATCTCAATGATAAGTTGTGGCATGATCCAATGAAATTCGATCCCAATCGGTTCTATTCTCTCAATGATCCTTCTGCAACTCTTTCATTTGGTTGTGGAATACGTGCTTGTCTCGGACGTTCATTGGCTGAGCATGAGATGACAGTGATCATTGCTCGTCTCTTTCAAACGTTCACCTTTCAGTTGGAGCAACAAAGCAAGGAATACGACATGTACGACCCAAAGGCATCAGTCATGATTCTTAGGGATCCTGTGAAATGCAAGATCAAACGAAGATTGGTAAAGGAGACTGGTTTGTGCTAG
- the LOC134183577 gene encoding cholesterol 24-hydroxylase-like, with amino-acid sequence MVVFTIIGVVTAALVATVAVLALLLASRRRQYSHIPFPPLDNFWLGHASSVDRKMRGGLAFDEIMMEYSKKHGEVFVLFFLHSPYVVVSLDDPKAMREVVNDKSLVKSDIFLAMRSLYGHRFLGNFMDSETDVNVWLKRQKAFAPVYSTKNVRDLVVLVNQLVDKFIMHIDKEKDKEEALGMKDTIRLITSAIGGSITFGVDIETIVEMKSLDQALETAFALYRDMVFDPLTRYLPIYRGKWQQAKETCAFLRGEVAKYVVKRQKETSETNSHDWKDFLSCALKVIGEYDFEVVIDMLLEIYIGTALTTPVTMSNCLREILRHPEVEKQVVEEVDRVLEGKPFVSATDIQSLHYLDCVLKETLRRHSTVPVFSRASTSALTVAGYAIPVGCEVHISCFAMHLSDKLWQDPMKFDPNRFYSLNDPSATLSFGCGIRACLGRSLAEHEMTVIIARLFQTFTFQLEQQSKEYDMYEPKASLIIFKDPVKCKIKRRLVKETGLC; translated from the coding sequence ATGGTCGTCTTCACAATTATTGGAGTGGTTACCGCTGCTCTGGTTGCTACTGTGGCTGTACTGGCTCTTCTCCTCGCCAGCCGCAGACGTCAATATTCGCATATTCCCTTTCCTCCTCTGGACAACTTCTGGTTGGGTCATGCGTCTTCCGTTGATAGGAAAATGAGAGGCGGACTTGCTTTTGACGAGATTATGATGGAATATTCAAAGAAACACGGAGAAGTCTTTGTTCTCTTCTTCCTTCATAGTCCGTATGTAGTCGTAAGCCTGGATGATCCGAAAGCAATGCGTGAAGTGGTGAATGACAAGAGTCTCGTGAAATCCGACATTTTTCTTGCAATGCGGTCGCTATACGGTCACAGGTTTCTTGGCAATTTCATGGACAGTGAAACTGATGTGAACGTTTGGTTGAAACGCCAGAAAGCGTTTGCGCCGGTCTACAGTACGAAGAACGTGCGTGATTTGGTTGTGTTAGTGAATCAGTTGGTAGACAAGTTCATAATGCACATTGATAAGGAGAAGGACAAAGAAGAAGCCCTCGGCATGAAAGATACCATTCGTCTCATTACGTCGGCAATTGGTGGTAGCATCACATTCGGTGTTGACATTGAAACGATTGTGGAAATGAAGTCTTTAGACCAAGCTCTAGAAACTGCTTTTGCACTTTATAGAGATATGGTGTTTGATCCACTAACTCGGTATCTTCCCATCTATAGAGGTAAATGGCAACAGGCAAAAGAGACCTGTGCATTCCTTCGAGGTGAAGTCGCAAAGTATGTAGTGAAGAGGCAGAAGGAAACCtcagaaacaaacagccaCGATTGGAAGGATTTTCTGAGTTGTGCACTGAAGGTAATAGGAGAATATGACTTTGAAGTGGTGATTGACATGTTGCTGGAGATTTATATTGGCACTGCTCTCACTACACCTGTTACAATGAGTAATTGTCTAAGAGAGATACTTAGACATCCAGAAGTCGAGAAGCAGGTTGTAGAGGAAGTGGATCGAGTGCTCGAGGGCAAGCCATTTGTATCCGCGACAGACATCCAATCTCTCCACTATCTCGATTGTGTCTTGAAAGAGACTCTTCGACGTCACAGCACAGTTCCTGTTTTCTCACGAGCAAGTACGTCTGCTCTGACAGTTGCTGGTTATGCTATACCTGTTGGTTGCGAAGTTCACATCAGTTGCTTTGCTATGCATCTCAGCGATAAGCTGTGGCAAGATCCAATGAAATTCGATCCCAATCGGTTCTATTCTCTCAATGATCCTTCTGCAACTCTTTCATTTGGTTGTGGAATACGTGCTTGTCTCGGACGTTCATTGGCTGAGCATGAGATGACAGTGATCATTGCTCGTCTCTTTCAAACGTTCACCTTTCAGTTGGAGCAACAAAGCAAGGAATACGATATGTACGAACCAAAGGCATCACTTATAATTTTTAAGGATCCTGTGAAATGCAAGATCAAACGAAGATTGGTAAAGGAGACTGGTTTGTGCTAG
- the LOC134183509 gene encoding replication protein A 32 kDa subunit-like, translating to MWGDSGFGGGGYQQGGMNYTNYDSNAGFTSPQVGGSQEQRGLRSRSMMSVTVHQLMNAEQQDDAFLINGRDVHQITFVGRIMTVQESSTNILYKIYDNTADPCEVRKWIDSDDSTADIDKRSECREGVVVRVYGHLRVFQGQKSVVAFAVSPVTDFNEITFHILDIVHTHLALTKATNIPNSDFAAVETVGFGNDVRGFGQGVTPGMSRVQNEVYQCIIACGDEAGIHIKDLLTQCRQKRVGDAEVRQAVEFLSNEGHVYSTIDDDHFRATDV from the exons ATGTGGGGAGACAGCG GATTCGGCGGCGGCGGCTACCAGCAG GGTGGAATGAATTATACAAACTACGACAGCAACGCTGGCTTCACTTCGCCTCAAGTAGGAGGGTCTCAGGAGCAA AGAGGATTGAGAAGCCGGTCAATGATGTCGGTTACCGTTCACCAGCTGATGAATGCCGAGCAGCAAGACGATGCCTTCCTCATCAACGGACGAGACGTACACCAG ATCACATTCGTGGGTCGAATCATGACCGTCCAGGAATCATCAACAAAcattttatataaaatatacgACAACACGGCTGATCCGTGTGAAGTCAGAAAATGGATCGACAGCGAT GATTCCACAGCCGACATCGACAAACGATCAGAGTGCAG ggAAGGTGTGGTCGTGCGTGTGTATGGCCATTTGAGGGTATTCCAGGGACAGAAGAGTGTTGTGGCGTTCGCCGTCAGTCCGGTGACTGATTTCAACGAGATTACTTTTCATATTCTCGACattgtgcacacacacttggcaCTCACGAAGGCAACCAACATCCCTAAT agTGATTTTGCTGCAGTGGAAACGGTTGGGTTTGGGAATGATGTTAGGGGCTTCGGACAGGGTGTAACACCTGGAATGAGTCGCGTGCAGAATGAG GTGTATCAGTGTATCATTGCGTGTGGTGATGAGGCGGGCATCCACATTAAAGACCTGCTCACACAGTGCAGACAGAAACGCGTGGGAGATGCGGAAGTCAG ACAAGCAGTAGAGTTCCTATCAAACGAAGGTCACGTCTATTCAACAATCGACGACGATCACTTCCGAGCAACCGACGTTTGA
- the LOC134183508 gene encoding acetyl-coenzyme A synthetase, cytoplasmic-like — protein sequence MAQKSDQSNEVELHLEHVDKAHISHELFHPDPSISAHAHVSSLKQYQELHHRSLVNPVGFWTELAKEFYWKRHWSSTALSCWNFDRRAGKISIGWFTDAKTNICYNVLDYQIKKKNAGDRVAYYWEGNDPDDSRVVTYAELLKEVCKFANVLKAQGVKRGDRVAIYMPMVIELVVAMLGCARIGAVHSVVFGGFSADSLADRMFDATSEILITADGVFRGTKLINLKSIADSAVAKCKDKGFEVKRLIVYKNLGDKLTAHLDADTLAGDKSPPSKRVRQLSWDSHIDVWWHEVMSTASDECEPVWVNAEEPLFMLYTSGSTGKPKGVVHTSGGYLVYTATTFKYSFDYHPEDIFWCTADIGWITGHSYITYGPLANAATSVMFEGVPTYPGPDRFWAIVAKYRVSKFYTAPTAIRALRKFGDDHVKKHDISCLKVIGTVGEPINPDAWHWYYEVVGNKKCSIPDTYWQTETGGHMITPLPGATPMKAGSAGFPFFGVVPILVDKQGEELRGETEGYLCIKQPWPGIMRTVYGDHERFEQIYFDRFKGYYFTGDGAYRDKDGYYWITGRADDVINVSGHRIGTAEVESALVAHPAVVEAAVVGKPDDEKGEVTYCFVTLHDGAVFNDALVEDLKEQVRLKIGRFAAPHVIQNTPALPKTRSGKIMRRILRRVVRNDHDLGDVSTLADSSVIEQLFANRPEQL from the exons ATGGCTCAGAAATCGGATCAGTCCAACGAAGTCGAACTACATCTCGAGCACGTCGACAAAGCTCACATCAGCCACGAGCTCTTCCATCCCGACCCTTCCATCTCGGCGCACGCGCACGTCAGCAGCCTCAAGCAGTACCAAGAACTCCACCATCGCTCTCTCGTCAATCCTGTCGGCTTCTGGACCGAATTGGCCAAGGAGTTTTATTGGAAACGGCACTGGAGCTCCACCGCTCTCTCATGTTGGAATTTCGACCGTCGCGCAGGAAAAATCAGCATAGGCTGGTTTACAGACGCGAAAACAAATATCTGTTACAATGTGCTTGATTATCAAATCAAGAAGAAGAATGCGGGCGACCGCGTCGCTTACTATTG GGAGGGAAATGACCCGGATGATAGTAGGGTTGTGACGTATGCGGAATTGTTGAAGGAGGTGTGCAAGTTTGCGAACGTTTTGAAGGCGCAGG GTGTGAAGAGAGGAGATCGTGTCGCGATTTATATGCCGATGGTGATTGAGTTGGTCGTTGCGATGTTGGGATGTGCTCGTATTGGGGCGGTTCATTCAGTTGTG TTTGGTGGCTTTTCTGCTGATTCGCTAGCCGATCGAATGTTTGATGCGACGTCTGAGATTCTGATCACTGCTGATGGTGTATTTCGAGGCACCAAACTAATCAACTTGAAAAGCATCGCCGACTCGGCAGTCGCCAAATGCAAAGACAA aGGATTTGAGGTGAAGCGTTTAATTGTTTATAAGAATTTGGGAGACAAGTTGACGGCACATCTTGATGCTGATACTTTGGCTGGTGATAAGTCGCCACCGTCGAAGAGAGTCCGTCAG TTGTCGTGGGATTCTCACATCGACGTGTGGTGGCATGAGGTCATGAGTACGGCAAGCGATGAGTGTGAGCCTGTGTGGGTCAATGCCGAAGAACCACTTTTCATGCTTTACACGAGCGGGTCGACAGGCAAGCCGAAGGGTGTGGTGCACACGTCGGGAGGATATTTAGTCTACACGGCAACAACTTTCaa ATACTCATTCGACTACCACCCCGAGGACATATTCTGGTGCACTGCAGACATTGGCTGGATCACCGGCCACTCATACATCACATACGGACCTCTAGCCAATGCAGCAACAAGTGTGATG TTTGAAGGCGTTCCCACGTATCCTGGACCCGATCGTTTCTGGGCTATCGTGGCCAAGTATCGTGTGAGTAAGTTCTATACAGCTCCGACTGCGATTCGTGCGTTGAGAAAATTTGGTGACGATCACGTTAAGAA ACACGATATTTCCTGCCTGAAAGTGATTGGCACCGTCGGCGAACCAATCAACCCTGATGCCTGGCATTGGTATTATGAGGTTGTTGGCAACAAGAAATGTTCCATTCCTGACACATACTGGCAGACAGAAACC GGGGGTCATATGATTACGCCATTGCCAGGTGCCACACCTATGAAAGCGGGTTCTGct GGTTTTCCGTTCTTTGGCGTTGTTCCTATTCTTGTTGACAAGCAAGGTGAAGAACTGAGAGGCGAAACAGAAGGATATCTT TGCATCAAACAGCCGTGGCCTGGCATAATGAGAACTGTGTACGGCGACCATGAACGCTTCGAGCAAATCTACTTTGACAGATTCAAAGGATACTATTTCACCGGCGATG GAGCATACAGAGACAAGGACGGCTACTATTGGATAACTGGCCGAgctgatgatgtcatcaacgtGTCGGGTCATCGTATCGGCACTGCGGAGGTCGAGAGTGCTCTTGTGGCACATCCGGCTGTCGTCGAAGCCGCAGTG GTTGGCAAGCCGGACgatgagaagggcgaagtgaCGTATTGCTTTGTGACGCTACACGAt GGTGCTGTTTTCAACGACGCTTTAGTTGAGGATCTGAAAGAGCAAG TTCGTTTGAAGATCGGACGATTTGCTGCTCCGCATGTCATACAGAACACTCCTGCTCTACCGAAGACGAGATCCGGGAAAATCATGCGCCGCATCTTACGCAGAGTCGTACGCAATGATCACGACTTAGGTGACGTCTCAACCCTGGCCGACTCCAGCGTCATCGAGCAACTGTTTGCAAACAGACCAGAACAACTCTAG
- the LOC134183510 gene encoding uncharacterized protein LOC134183510, whose translation MDFSDDFFESRDDVRKIPEEVQNSFYTPKNVEPQWFCSSSVIDTVDTVKRRADFFYYKKDFVQAQHIYQYCLSLMTLDTPSIVRKEVDESIALCCMHSGNNDEAQKRLQNLISDSPDNQSLHYHIQRMTDKDKSDCLPNTHRSTLRDSPQPQQDDETQTHYTNT comes from the exons ATGGACTTCTCGGATGACTTCtttgagtcacgtgatgacgTGAGAAAGATACCAGAAGAAGTTCAGAATTCTTTCTATACACCTAAGAACGTTGAACCGCAA TGGTTCTGCTCCTCTTCTGTTATTGACACAGTTGACACAGTGAAACGACGTGCTGATTTCTTCTATTACAAGAAGGACTTTGTCCAAGCACAACACATCTATCAATATTGTCTTAGCCTTATGACATTAGATACACCGTCCATCGTCAGAAAGGAAGTCGACGAATCAATCGCATTGTGTTGCATGCATAGTGGTAACAATGATGAGGCTCAGAAACGGCTACAAAATTTG ATAAGCGACTCACCAGACAATCAATCACTGCACTATCACATACAACGAATGACCGACAAAGACAAATCCGACTGTCTacccaacacacacagatcAACACTTCGAGATTCCCCACAACCTCAACAAGATgatgaaacacaaacacattacacCAACACCTAa
- the LOC134183267 gene encoding E3 ubiquitin-protein ligase rnf146-like produces the protein MTHVSGVGLDSQADDISEKLKEISLNDVDDAQTRDERCSVCFQPLSYPVKLPCGHVFCYLCVKGFSAVRAVRRCALCRCDIPVEYVRKPALVDEVRVEESPLLDDGCWWFYEGKSNGWWKYDERTAREIEKAFEGRKKSVEVQIVGHIYVVDFEVMAQYRKNEIGRNRKIKRDKLNLRETKGVAGLYCKQRSGETRDEGDAPQMSEV, from the exons ATGACTCACGTTTCGGGAGTCGGTTTAGACTCTCAGGCTGACGACATCAGCGAAAAGCTGAAAGAAATCTCTCTAAACGACGTCGACG ACGCTCAAACGAGAGACGAACGATGCTCAGTGTGCTTCCAGCCGTTATCCTATCCGGTGAAACTGCCGTGCGGACACGTTTTTTGTTACTTGTGTGTCAAGGGTTTCTCGGCTGTTCGAGCCGTGCGACGCTGCGCGCTGTGTCGATGCGACATTCCAGTCGAGTACGTGCGCAAGCCGGCTCTCGTCGACGAGGTCCGAGTCGAGGAGTCTCCGCTTCTAGACGATGGATGTTGGTGGTTTTACGAGGGAAAGTCGAACGGTTGGTGGAAATATGACGAGAGGACGGCGAGAGAGATTGAGAAGGCGTTCGAAGGGAGGAAAAAGTCGGTCGAGGTGCAGATTGTCGGACACATCTATGTGGTGGATTTCGAGGTGATGGCGCAGTACAGGAAGAACGAAATAGGGCGGAACCGGAAGATCAAGAGAGACAAACTCAATCTGCGCGAGACAAAGGGAGTCGCCGGTCTGTATTGTAAACAGCGGAGCGGTGAAACGCGAGATGAGGGAGACGCGCCGCAAATGAGTGAAGTATGA